In Exiguobacterium sibiricum 7-3, a genomic segment contains:
- a CDS encoding GntR family transcriptional regulator produces the protein MSIKLDHRLLYLRVIEKIKSDIDDGVYKEGEKLPSEFELSKQLGVSRATLREALRILEDENIVIRKHGVGTFINARPPFTSGIEELYSVTEMIARAGMIPTSEVLSSEMVQPTERDRERFQLGPDELVYRIERIRLAGDVPVVYCVDKIPSHYIKNEEQFTSSTSLFDALEKELGRRVTHAVTHIEPRIDPKIAEQLHTDQPLLVLRQTHYDELDRSVLYSANYFRADKFDFHVIRKRV, from the coding sequence ATGTCGATTAAATTAGATCATCGTTTGCTTTATTTACGTGTGATTGAAAAAATCAAGTCTGACATCGATGACGGCGTTTACAAGGAAGGCGAAAAGTTACCTTCAGAGTTTGAACTTTCAAAGCAACTTGGCGTTAGTCGAGCGACTCTTCGAGAGGCTTTACGAATTCTTGAAGATGAGAACATCGTCATCCGTAAACACGGTGTCGGTACGTTTATCAATGCAAGACCACCGTTTACTTCAGGGATTGAGGAGCTTTACAGTGTCACGGAGATGATTGCGCGTGCAGGTATGATTCCGACCTCAGAAGTCCTGTCATCAGAAATGGTACAACCAACTGAACGTGATCGAGAACGTTTTCAGTTAGGACCGGATGAACTGGTTTATCGAATCGAACGAATCCGACTTGCGGGAGATGTTCCTGTCGTCTATTGTGTCGATAAGATTCCAAGCCATTATATTAAAAATGAAGAACAGTTTACGTCCTCGACGTCACTGTTTGACGCACTAGAAAAAGAACTGGGACGCCGTGTCACTCATGCGGTCACGCACATCGAGCCGCGGATTGATCCAAAGATCGCTGAACAATTACATACGGACCAACCGTTACTCGTACTGCGACAAACGCATTATGATGAGCTTGACCGATCCGTTCTTTATTCAGCGAACTATTTCCGTGCGGACAAGTTTGATTTCCATGTCATCCGTAAGCGTGTCTAA
- a CDS encoding DNA translocase FtsK, whose amino-acid sequence MATTKKGPVRKTPPRKRTTAKKRPPTKKQRQPIQYRTYAAIIAVLSLLAYVLALGQFGRVGEVLAEFAKDQVGQFGSLLYGLIGGMLLLILSNQERLAKWAWSSLILGGLIWIDLLIGQPRGAMNAWLYQGSSYYISSFGAFMIGLFLIVTGIHLLQPTFFSELAFGIKERIQEFRQRERQTVPKERPEKKKPTQSETLEQPVAKKKTLKKQAGEELVPEEAPVNLQDVPIIGFADHVEPQAKEPQGPLTMTETPDGYQLPSLDLLAEPVTKDLSGENKRLKDNATKLIATLKSFGIGAKVLKIHLGPSVTKYEIEPDQGIKLSRITGLADDLALALAAKDIRIEAPIPGKAAVGIEVPNREVAMVSLREVLGAESVQADPDRLLVALGRSISGETVTAKLNKMPHVLVAGSTGSGKSVCINGMIVSILMRARPDEVRLMMIDPKMVELNVYNGIPHLLAPVVTDPKKAAQALKQVVSEMERRYEIFSQNGARNIEGYNALIDKMNAEEKVHQRLPYIVVIVDELADLMMVASNEVEDAIMRLAQMARAAGIHMVIATQRPSVDIITGVIKANIPSRIAFSVSSGTDSRTILDTSGADKLLGRGDMLLLGNGMNKPVRVQGAFLSDEEVETIVNHVISQQKAQYVEAMIPKDIPEGETEVDDPLYDEVVQFILTQETASTSMIQRKYRIGYNRAARLIDALEENGLIGPSEGSKPRRVMGH is encoded by the coding sequence ATGGCAACGACAAAAAAAGGACCGGTCCGGAAAACACCACCACGAAAGCGCACCACAGCGAAAAAACGGCCGCCAACGAAAAAACAGCGTCAACCCATTCAATACCGTACATATGCAGCAATCATCGCGGTCCTTTCGTTGCTGGCGTATGTATTAGCACTTGGACAGTTTGGACGTGTCGGTGAAGTGCTGGCCGAGTTCGCAAAAGATCAAGTCGGACAGTTTGGTTCGCTCCTGTATGGTTTGATTGGGGGAATGCTGTTGCTGATCTTATCGAACCAAGAACGGTTAGCCAAATGGGCCTGGTCTTCCTTGATTTTAGGCGGCTTAATCTGGATTGATTTGTTAATCGGTCAACCGCGTGGTGCCATGAATGCTTGGCTGTATCAAGGTTCTTCATATTACATCTCAAGTTTTGGGGCATTTATGATCGGGTTATTTCTGATTGTGACAGGTATTCATCTGCTTCAGCCGACATTTTTCAGTGAACTGGCTTTCGGAATCAAGGAACGCATTCAGGAATTCCGGCAACGCGAACGACAGACAGTACCAAAAGAACGTCCTGAGAAAAAGAAACCGACCCAGTCAGAAACGCTAGAACAACCGGTTGCTAAAAAGAAAACACTGAAAAAACAAGCCGGCGAAGAACTTGTACCGGAAGAAGCACCGGTCAACCTTCAAGATGTACCGATCATCGGATTTGCGGATCATGTCGAACCACAAGCGAAAGAGCCGCAAGGACCTCTGACGATGACGGAGACGCCGGACGGGTATCAATTGCCGTCGCTCGATTTACTGGCAGAACCCGTCACTAAAGATTTATCAGGAGAAAACAAACGATTAAAAGACAATGCGACGAAACTGATTGCCACGTTAAAGTCGTTTGGAATCGGAGCAAAAGTCTTAAAAATCCACCTTGGTCCAAGTGTGACGAAATATGAGATTGAACCGGATCAAGGTATCAAGCTAAGTCGAATCACCGGACTGGCAGATGACTTGGCACTTGCGCTCGCAGCAAAAGATATCCGGATCGAAGCACCGATCCCCGGAAAAGCTGCCGTCGGAATCGAAGTACCGAACCGAGAAGTCGCCATGGTCTCTTTACGAGAGGTCTTAGGGGCGGAAAGTGTCCAGGCAGACCCGGACCGCTTACTCGTCGCGCTTGGTCGAAGCATTTCCGGTGAGACGGTCACGGCGAAACTGAATAAAATGCCGCACGTCTTAGTCGCCGGTTCAACCGGATCCGGGAAATCGGTTTGTATCAACGGGATGATTGTCTCGATTTTGATGCGGGCCCGACCGGATGAAGTCCGCCTGATGATGATTGATCCGAAGATGGTCGAACTGAATGTCTATAACGGCATTCCCCATTTGCTCGCCCCTGTCGTGACCGATCCGAAGAAAGCGGCCCAAGCCTTAAAGCAGGTCGTTTCGGAAATGGAACGGCGATATGAAATCTTCAGTCAGAACGGGGCGCGGAATATCGAAGGTTACAATGCCTTGATCGATAAGATGAACGCGGAGGAAAAAGTCCATCAACGCCTCCCGTACATCGTCGTCATCGTCGATGAGTTAGCCGATTTGATGATGGTCGCCTCAAACGAAGTCGAAGATGCCATCATGCGTCTCGCCCAGATGGCACGGGCAGCTGGGATACACATGGTCATCGCGACGCAACGGCCAAGTGTCGACATCATTACCGGTGTCATCAAGGCCAACATCCCGTCTCGGATTGCCTTCAGCGTTTCCAGTGGAACGGATTCCCGAACGATTCTTGATACAAGTGGAGCAGACAAGTTGCTTGGACGAGGAGATATGTTATTGCTTGGGAACGGAATGAATAAACCGGTTCGCGTCCAAGGGGCATTTTTGTCTGATGAAGAAGTCGAAACAATCGTCAATCATGTCATTTCCCAACAAAAAGCGCAGTATGTCGAGGCAATGATTCCAAAGGATATTCCAGAAGGGGAGACGGAAGTCGACGATCCGCTATACGATGAAGTCGTTCAGTTCATCTTGACGCAAGAAACAGCATCAACCTCGATGATTCAACGAAAATATCGAATCGGCTACAACCGAGCCGCCCGACTGATTGATGCGTTAGAAGAAAATGGATTGATTGGTCCGTCCGAAGGATCAAAACCCCGACGTGTCATGGGGCATTAA
- a CDS encoding ribonuclease J: MSKKKTEKVSVFALGGAGEIGKNMYVVELDEDIFVIDAGLMFPGDEMLGIDKVIPDISYLKENKERIQGIFITHGHEDHIGALSYVLRDLKVPVYGTRLTLGLIEIKLKEAGLLKKADLRPIDAKTKLTVAGHFITFFRVNHSIPDAVGVCIQTSQGAIVHTGDFKFDYTPVDGKQADFGKIAAIGQRGVLCLLSDSTNAERPGMSGSESTVGSELNDVIYEAPGRVIVASFASNVHRLQQVFAAAEANNRKVAVVGRSMVNIVEVAQRLNYLRFKQKTLVELSDINRLDDNQVVILTTGSQGEPMAALTRMARNAHKQVNIRLNDTVVVAASPIPGNEKSVSKTIDLLFRAGANVIYNQRKVHVSGHGHAEDLKLMLNLIKPKFFVPIHGEFRMQKAHSRLAQTVGVNANNIFIIENGDVVEFEKRKARMSRKVNAGNVLIDGIGVGDVGNIVLRDRRLLSQDGVVLCVITISRKNKTIVSGPEIISRGFVYMRESEDMINEANRIVAKQLQGKLTGELDWTEMKSLIRDKLSSYLYEQTKRRPMILPIIMEI; encoded by the coding sequence GTGTCAAAGAAAAAGACGGAAAAGGTAAGCGTCTTTGCTCTTGGTGGCGCCGGTGAAATCGGTAAGAACATGTACGTCGTCGAACTCGACGAGGACATCTTCGTAATCGATGCTGGATTAATGTTCCCAGGAGATGAGATGCTTGGAATTGATAAAGTCATTCCAGACATTAGTTATTTAAAAGAAAACAAAGAGCGGATTCAAGGGATTTTCATTACTCATGGACATGAGGACCACATTGGTGCCCTCAGTTATGTCTTACGGGACTTAAAAGTACCGGTTTATGGAACACGTTTAACGCTTGGTTTGATTGAAATTAAATTAAAAGAAGCCGGTTTATTGAAAAAGGCAGATCTTCGTCCAATTGATGCCAAGACGAAATTAACCGTAGCAGGTCACTTCATTACATTTTTCCGTGTTAATCACTCGATTCCGGATGCAGTCGGGGTATGTATCCAAACATCGCAAGGGGCGATTGTCCATACGGGAGACTTTAAATTTGATTACACACCGGTTGACGGCAAACAAGCCGATTTCGGGAAAATTGCTGCGATTGGTCAGCGTGGTGTCCTGTGTCTCTTATCGGACTCGACAAATGCAGAACGTCCTGGAATGTCCGGATCAGAATCAACGGTCGGATCGGAACTTAATGATGTCATCTACGAGGCACCAGGTCGCGTCATCGTAGCTTCATTCGCATCAAACGTTCACCGTCTGCAACAAGTCTTTGCAGCGGCAGAAGCCAACAACCGGAAAGTTGCGGTTGTCGGTCGCAGCATGGTCAATATCGTGGAGGTCGCTCAACGTTTGAACTACTTGCGCTTTAAACAAAAAACGTTGGTCGAACTGTCGGATATCAATCGACTCGATGACAATCAGGTTGTGATTTTAACGACGGGCTCGCAAGGCGAACCGATGGCAGCTCTCACACGAATGGCACGGAACGCGCATAAGCAGGTCAATATCCGCTTAAACGATACCGTGGTTGTCGCAGCGTCACCGATTCCTGGAAACGAGAAATCCGTTTCGAAAACGATTGATCTCTTGTTCCGCGCGGGAGCGAACGTCATCTACAATCAACGGAAAGTTCATGTATCCGGTCACGGTCATGCGGAAGACTTGAAATTAATGCTGAACTTGATCAAACCGAAATTCTTCGTTCCCATCCACGGGGAGTTCCGGATGCAAAAGGCACACAGCCGTTTAGCACAGACAGTTGGTGTCAATGCAAACAACATCTTTATCATCGAAAACGGGGATGTCGTCGAGTTTGAAAAACGGAAAGCCCGGATGTCACGGAAAGTGAACGCCGGAAACGTCCTGATTGACGGAATCGGTGTCGGGGATGTCGGAAACATCGTCTTACGTGATCGTCGTCTGTTGTCACAAGATGGTGTCGTCCTCTGTGTCATTACAATCAGCCGAAAAAATAAAACGATTGTCTCCGGGCCAGAAATCATTTCCCGCGGCTTCGTTTATATGCGTGAATCAGAAGATATGATCAACGAAGCCAACCGTATCGTTGCCAAGCAATTGCAAGGTAAATTGACTGGTGAGCTCGACTGGACAGAAATGAAATCATTGATTCGTGACAAGTTAAGTTCATACTTGTATGAACAGACGAAACGTCGTCCGATGATTTTACCGATCATCATGGAAATTTAA
- a CDS encoding BMP family lipoprotein has protein sequence MKKKSLLALAATGLAMSSVLAACGGNDDSKDSSGGDEKAGFKVGMVTDTGGVDDKSFNQSAWEGIQKFGKDNDLKEGTGYKYLQSAKQSDYQPNLQQLARAKYDLILGIGFLMAEDIGKVADQFKDNNFALVDMVVDKPNVASIVFKENEGSFLVGVVAGLTTKSDKVGFVGGVNSDLIKKFESGFKAGVKAVNPKAEIEVQYAEDFNAAEKGQAIASGMYGKKVDVIYHAAGGTGQGVFTEAKNRKKNGEDVWVIGVDRDQVEEGMPENVTLTSMVKRVDTAVEQVAKDTKDGNFPAGKVVEFGLKDGGVDIAPSQDNVAKDVLTKVEDFKKQIIAGDIKVPATDDEYKEYEASLK, from the coding sequence ATGAAAAAGAAGTCACTTCTCGCATTAGCAGCAACAGGTTTAGCAATGAGTTCGGTACTCGCAGCATGTGGTGGTAACGATGATTCGAAAGATTCAAGCGGCGGGGATGAAAAAGCAGGCTTCAAAGTAGGTATGGTTACAGATACAGGCGGTGTTGACGATAAGTCGTTCAACCAATCAGCGTGGGAAGGGATTCAAAAATTCGGTAAAGACAACGACTTAAAAGAAGGTACAGGCTACAAGTATCTCCAGTCGGCAAAACAATCGGATTATCAACCGAACCTTCAGCAATTGGCTCGTGCAAAATATGACTTGATTCTCGGTATCGGATTCTTGATGGCGGAAGATATCGGTAAAGTCGCGGATCAGTTCAAAGACAACAACTTTGCACTCGTCGATATGGTCGTTGATAAGCCAAACGTTGCTTCAATCGTCTTCAAAGAAAACGAAGGGTCATTCCTCGTTGGTGTTGTTGCCGGTTTGACAACAAAATCAGACAAAGTTGGTTTCGTTGGTGGTGTTAACTCTGACTTGATCAAAAAGTTCGAAAGTGGATTTAAAGCCGGCGTTAAAGCTGTCAACCCGAAAGCAGAAATCGAAGTTCAATATGCAGAAGACTTTAACGCTGCTGAAAAAGGACAAGCGATTGCTTCAGGTATGTACGGTAAAAAAGTTGACGTCATCTATCATGCTGCTGGTGGAACAGGACAAGGTGTCTTCACAGAAGCGAAAAACCGTAAGAAAAACGGCGAAGATGTTTGGGTAATCGGTGTCGACCGTGACCAAGTTGAAGAAGGTATGCCGGAAAACGTTACATTGACGTCAATGGTTAAACGTGTGGATACGGCCGTTGAACAAGTAGCAAAAGATACGAAAGACGGTAACTTCCCAGCTGGTAAAGTCGTTGAGTTCGGTCTCAAAGACGGCGGAGTTGATATCGCACCATCGCAAGACAATGTAGCGAAAGATGTCTTGACGAAAGTTGAAGACTTCAAAAAACAAATCATCGCTGGCGACATCAAAGTTCCAGCTACTGACGACGAGTACAAAGAATACGAAGCGTCACTGAAATAA
- a CDS encoding BMP family lipoprotein, with protein sequence MMKKQYAFVSMMTVATVGLAACGGSADNDSSKKEQFSVAMVADKGGIDDKSFNQSAWEGLQAYGKENKLKQNDGYSYLQSKSQQDYQPNLSRLARGGENLVFGIGNTFNEDIETVAKQFNDTQFAIIDNVVPGKNVTSITFKENEGAYLAGIVAAMQTKTDHIGFVGGMKMDVIERFRAGFEAGAKSVNPKIKVDVQYAEDFAAPEKGQAIAAGMYGKGADIIFPAAGGTGNGVFTEAKNRKKNGEDVSVIGVDRDQKEEGMPEDVTLTSVIKRVDRAVQDTANAAKDGKLTGGKTIRYGLKEQGVDLVESDKLSKETLKKVEQAKKAVIQGKTVVPEQ encoded by the coding sequence ATGATGAAAAAGCAGTATGCATTCGTATCAATGATGACCGTTGCGACAGTCGGACTAGCAGCATGTGGAGGTTCAGCAGACAACGATTCAAGTAAAAAGGAACAGTTTTCTGTAGCGATGGTTGCCGATAAAGGCGGAATCGATGATAAGTCTTTTAACCAGTCAGCATGGGAAGGTTTGCAAGCATACGGAAAAGAAAACAAACTCAAGCAAAATGACGGCTATTCGTACCTTCAGTCGAAGTCACAGCAAGACTATCAACCGAACCTTTCGCGTCTCGCGCGCGGCGGTGAAAATCTCGTGTTCGGAATCGGCAATACCTTTAACGAAGATATCGAAACAGTAGCGAAACAATTTAACGATACACAATTTGCCATCATCGATAATGTCGTACCGGGTAAAAATGTGACGTCGATTACGTTCAAAGAAAACGAAGGTGCTTATCTTGCAGGGATCGTAGCGGCCATGCAGACGAAAACAGACCATATCGGATTTGTCGGCGGCATGAAGATGGATGTCATTGAACGGTTCCGAGCCGGATTCGAAGCAGGCGCGAAATCCGTCAATCCGAAAATCAAAGTCGATGTCCAATACGCAGAAGACTTTGCAGCACCGGAAAAAGGACAGGCAATCGCAGCCGGTATGTACGGAAAAGGCGCAGATATCATTTTCCCTGCAGCTGGCGGAACAGGAAATGGTGTCTTTACAGAAGCGAAGAACCGTAAGAAAAACGGCGAAGATGTTTCAGTCATCGGAGTCGACCGGGATCAAAAAGAAGAAGGTATGCCGGAAGATGTGACATTGACATCGGTCATTAAACGAGTAGATCGTGCCGTTCAAGATACAGCAAATGCGGCCAAAGACGGAAAACTAACGGGTGGAAAAACGATTCGTTACGGTTTAAAAGAACAAGGTGTCGATTTAGTAGAATCAGACAAGTTGTCAAAAGAGACATTGAAAAAGGTCGAACAAGCTAAAAAAGCCGTCATTCAAGGGAAAACAGTTGTCCCTGAACAATAA
- a CDS encoding ABC transporter ATP-binding protein encodes MEYVIEMLNIRKEFGSFVANDNITLQLRKGEIHALLGENGAGKSTLMNVLFGLYQPEAGEIRVRGEKVNITSPNVANDLGIGMVHQHFMLVQNFTVTENIILGAEPKAGLKIDRAAAREKVRQISEQYGLAVDPDAKIEDISVGMQQRVEILKTLYRGADILIFDEPSAVLTPQEIKELIQIMNRLIAEGKSIILITHKLKEIMEVADRCTTIRRGKYIGTVDIDETMTQSRLAEMMVGREVNFNAEYSKATPQELVLDIKDLVVKDSRGIKSVDGLNLDIRAGEIVGIAGIDGNGQTELIEAITGLRKADSGEIFLNNKSIKNLKPRKVTEAGVGHIPQDRHKHGLVLDYSIGHNMVLQTYYQKPYSKAGIMNYGQVMEKAKTLIEKFDVRTPSPETFARALSGGNQQKAIIAREVDRSPDLLIAAQPTRGLDVGAIEFIHEQLVLEREKGRAVLLISFELEEILQVSDRIAVLYEGRTVAFLDPKETNEIELGFLMAGGKKEEVGRS; translated from the coding sequence TTGGAATACGTCATTGAGATGCTAAACATACGAAAAGAGTTTGGCAGTTTCGTCGCAAATGATAACATCACGCTCCAGCTTCGGAAAGGTGAGATTCACGCTTTACTTGGTGAAAACGGTGCCGGAAAATCGACGCTGATGAACGTCTTATTTGGTTTGTATCAGCCTGAGGCTGGAGAGATTCGTGTACGTGGTGAAAAAGTCAATATTACGAGTCCGAACGTTGCGAATGATCTGGGAATCGGGATGGTACACCAACATTTCATGCTCGTTCAAAATTTCACAGTAACAGAAAACATCATCTTGGGTGCAGAACCGAAAGCCGGTCTGAAAATCGACCGAGCAGCGGCACGCGAAAAAGTCCGTCAAATTTCGGAGCAATACGGTCTTGCCGTTGATCCAGATGCAAAAATCGAAGATATTTCGGTAGGGATGCAACAGCGTGTTGAAATTTTAAAAACACTGTACCGTGGCGCAGATATTCTAATCTTCGATGAGCCATCTGCTGTTTTAACCCCACAAGAAATCAAAGAATTGATTCAAATCATGAATCGATTGATTGCTGAAGGGAAATCGATTATCTTGATTACCCACAAATTGAAGGAAATCATGGAAGTCGCCGATCGCTGTACGACGATTCGTCGTGGTAAGTATATCGGAACAGTTGATATCGATGAAACGATGACCCAATCAAGACTGGCTGAGATGATGGTAGGGCGGGAAGTAAACTTCAATGCGGAGTATTCCAAGGCAACTCCACAAGAACTTGTACTGGACATCAAAGACTTAGTCGTCAAAGACAGTCGCGGTATCAAGTCAGTAGACGGATTGAACCTCGATATCCGTGCCGGTGAAATCGTCGGAATCGCTGGAATCGATGGAAATGGACAAACGGAATTGATTGAAGCCATTACCGGTTTGCGTAAAGCGGACAGCGGTGAGATCTTCCTCAACAACAAATCGATTAAAAACTTAAAACCACGAAAAGTGACGGAAGCCGGAGTCGGACATATTCCGCAAGACCGTCATAAACATGGACTGGTCCTCGACTACTCAATCGGACACAACATGGTGTTACAAACGTATTATCAAAAACCGTATTCAAAAGCAGGCATCATGAACTACGGTCAGGTCATGGAAAAAGCAAAAACTTTAATCGAGAAGTTCGACGTCCGAACTCCAAGTCCAGAAACATTTGCTCGTGCCCTGTCAGGCGGAAACCAACAAAAGGCGATTATCGCCCGTGAAGTGGATCGTTCCCCTGACTTACTGATTGCGGCACAACCAACACGCGGACTAGATGTCGGAGCCATTGAATTCATTCACGAACAATTGGTTCTGGAACGAGAAAAAGGTCGAGCTGTTCTATTGATTTCATTTGAATTGGAAGAAATTCTGCAAGTATCCGACCGGATTGCTGTTCTTTATGAAGGACGCACAGTTGCCTTCCTTGATCCAAAAGAAACAAATGAAATCGAACTTGGCTTCTTGATGGCCGGCGGTAAGAAAGAGGAGGTCGGTCGTTCATGA